From a single Cyclobacterium marinum DSM 745 genomic region:
- a CDS encoding SulP family inorganic anion transporter — protein sequence MTQAFYNLFRPKEANIKDEVLSGLTVALALVPEAVAFSLIAGVSPLIGLYTAFIIGLITSILGGRPGMISGATGAIAVVVVALVIDHGVEYLFAAVVLMGLIQILVGVLKLGKLIRLVPHPVMFGFVNGLAIIIFTAQFAQFKTVNAQGVTEWMSGTPLFLMLALVLVTMLIIKYLPMLTKVIPSALAAILVVTLIVIFGGLDTRTVGDMASISGGLPQFHIPMVSLSMETFWIILPYSAIMAGVGLIESLLTLTLVDEITETRGSGNKECIAQGVANVTTGFFGGMGGCAMIGQSLINVNAGGRNRLSGIVAALGLLTFILFFSSYIEMVPMAALVGLMFMVAIGTFEWASLRVFRKVPKSDVLVMILVTLVTVFLHNLALAVLIGVIIAALVFAWKNSKMIRARKRMDENGIKHYEIFGPLFFASVTAFGEKFDPINDPDEIIIDFEESRIVDHSGLEAVHKVTERYSKVGKTVYVRHLDSSSKALLHKASSIIHVNYKEDDPNFIHADEKVLK from the coding sequence ATGACTCAGGCCTTTTACAACTTATTCAGACCAAAGGAAGCCAATATTAAAGATGAAGTGCTATCAGGCTTAACTGTTGCCTTGGCTTTGGTGCCGGAAGCAGTAGCATTTTCTTTAATTGCCGGGGTGAGTCCATTGATAGGCTTATACACTGCTTTTATCATTGGTTTGATTACATCAATCCTTGGAGGCAGACCGGGTATGATATCAGGAGCTACCGGAGCCATTGCTGTAGTAGTGGTGGCATTAGTGATTGATCATGGTGTGGAATACCTTTTCGCTGCTGTAGTCTTAATGGGGCTGATCCAGATATTGGTAGGGGTGTTAAAATTAGGAAAGCTGATTCGTTTGGTTCCGCACCCGGTAATGTTCGGATTCGTGAATGGTTTGGCAATTATCATTTTTACTGCTCAGTTTGCCCAATTTAAAACGGTAAATGCACAAGGAGTTACAGAATGGATGAGTGGTACCCCATTGTTCCTTATGTTGGCTTTGGTACTTGTAACCATGCTTATTATCAAATACCTTCCTATGTTAACCAAAGTAATACCTTCTGCTTTGGCAGCGATACTAGTGGTTACCTTAATTGTGATCTTTGGCGGATTGGATACCCGTACCGTAGGAGATATGGCATCTATTTCAGGAGGCTTGCCACAATTTCATATTCCTATGGTATCCCTGTCCATGGAGACATTTTGGATTATTTTACCTTATTCTGCGATAATGGCCGGCGTTGGGTTGATTGAAAGCTTACTTACACTTACCCTTGTAGATGAAATTACTGAAACCAGAGGAAGTGGGAATAAAGAATGTATTGCCCAAGGAGTAGCTAACGTTACTACCGGTTTTTTTGGTGGAATGGGAGGTTGTGCCATGATCGGTCAATCCCTTATCAATGTAAATGCAGGAGGAAGAAATCGGCTTTCGGGTATAGTAGCAGCACTTGGTTTGCTTACCTTTATTTTATTCTTTTCTTCCTATATAGAAATGGTGCCGATGGCTGCGCTTGTCGGTCTAATGTTTATGGTGGCTATAGGAACTTTTGAATGGGCCTCTTTAAGGGTATTTAGAAAAGTGCCTAAATCAGACGTATTGGTAATGATTTTGGTAACCCTTGTCACGGTATTTTTACACAATCTTGCTTTGGCAGTGTTGATAGGGGTGATTATCGCTGCTTTGGTATTTGCATGGAAAAATTCAAAAATGATTCGTGCAAGAAAACGCATGGACGAAAATGGTATCAAACACTACGAAATTTTTGGACCTTTGTTCTTTGCTTCAGTAACCGCTTTCGGAGAGAAATTTGACCCAATAAATGATCCTGATGAAATTATTATTGATTTTGAGGAGAGTAGAATAGTGGATCATTCCGGCTTGGAGGCCGTACATAAGGTGACAGAGCGCTACAGTAAAGTAGGTAAAACTGTGTATGTGAGACATTTAGATTCTTCTAGTAAAGCATTGCTCCACAAGGCGAGTTCCATCATACATGTGAATTATAAGGAAGATGATCCAAATTTTATACATGCCGATGAAAAAGTGCTGAAATAG
- a CDS encoding serine hydrolase produces the protein MKIHLLFPLILLIACSQAKEKQRLTQLEEEIRKLMNETEGDFALAFRSVDGEESELFFNEKETFHAASTMKTPVMVALFEQEAAGKFSLQDSILIRNSFKSILDGSTYQMDLGVDSQEALYKRIGENATLYELMYEMIVRSSNLATNILIEKVGAKNVTQLMRELGAEDIQVLRGVEDLKAYEAGLSNTTTALDMMLIMEAIAKHKVAGSKKMIDILSDQHFNDLIPKYLPKEVKIAHKTGAITGVQHDAAIVELPDGNRYVLVILSKNLTDEKAGKECIAKISQMIYNNIENL, from the coding sequence ATGAAAATTCACCTGCTATTTCCCTTAATCCTATTAATAGCCTGTAGTCAGGCTAAAGAAAAACAAAGGTTGACTCAATTGGAGGAAGAAATTAGAAAACTGATGAATGAAACTGAAGGGGATTTTGCCCTTGCTTTTAGATCAGTGGATGGCGAGGAAAGTGAATTATTTTTCAATGAAAAAGAAACGTTTCATGCTGCGAGTACGATGAAAACTCCGGTTATGGTTGCGCTTTTTGAACAGGAAGCAGCTGGTAAGTTTTCTTTACAAGATTCAATTTTGATTAGAAATTCTTTTAAAAGTATACTTGACGGAAGCACCTACCAAATGGACTTGGGAGTAGATAGCCAAGAAGCATTGTATAAGCGGATAGGTGAAAATGCTACCCTGTACGAGTTGATGTATGAGATGATTGTTCGAAGTAGCAATTTGGCCACCAATATACTGATAGAGAAGGTGGGAGCGAAAAATGTTACCCAATTGATGCGTGAATTAGGGGCAGAAGACATTCAAGTGCTTAGAGGTGTAGAGGATCTCAAAGCCTATGAAGCTGGGCTGAGCAATACCACCACAGCCCTAGACATGATGCTGATTATGGAAGCCATTGCCAAGCATAAAGTGGCCGGGTCCAAAAAAATGATAGACATCCTATCGGACCAGCATTTCAATGATTTGATACCAAAATATTTGCCAAAGGAAGTGAAAATAGCACATAAAACAGGCGCTATTACGGGGGTGCAACACGACGCTGCCATAGTGGAGCTTCCTGATGGAAATCGGTATGTTTTGGTAATTCTAAGTAAAAACCTTACCGATGAGAAAGCAGGTAAAGAGTGTATCGCCAAAATTAGCCAAATGATTTATAACAATATAGAGAACCTATAG